One Ranitomeya variabilis isolate aRanVar5 chromosome 4, aRanVar5.hap1, whole genome shotgun sequence genomic window, ccattgtgaggtgcggggaaatgcggggaggtgggggcggagttccggccgcgcatgcgcggtcggaaaaagcggaccgtcgtgagcaaaaaacgttacatgtaaggtttttttctcccgacggtccgctaacacacgcccaagcgtcgcaaaatggacgcgacgtttggcaatgcgtcgctaatgcgtcgctaatgttagtctatgacgaaaaaacgtatccagcaagaacttttgctggatgcgtattttcggcaaaacgacgcatttgcgacgtattgcagttaacgctagtgtgaaagtagcctaaggagaatATCACTTATTctgcctgaattttttattttgcctGGACAACCCGTTAAAGATACACTAAATACAGAAAGAGCACCAAAAATTTAATATATCTGAGCACTTCCATCCTTAATCCTCTCCTTTTCCTTTTTTATGACTAGATTCCAACACTTATATCCTTAATCCCAACACTTACATCCTTAATCCCCTTCTATTCCTTTATGACTATATCGCAGCACTTCCATCCTTAATTCTCTCCTTTTCCTTTTTCGTGGCTATATTCCAGCACTTGCATCCTTAATCCCCTCCTTTTTATGAATATATTCCAGTGATTCCATCGTTAATCCCCTCCTTTTCTTTTTTTATGACTTtcattttgatatttttttctttttcattgaatCCATCGGTGAAGCGGACTGGTCCGATGGCCTCTTCCTTGCTTGAGCATTGGTAGGTGTAGACGTTGCTGCTGGTGTGTACACAGTGGTAGGAGTAGATCTGATCTCTTGTGTGCCGCTCAGCTCTGACTCATCACTGGACATCATTTCTTCAAGCTGTTGGACTCTCAGGGCGCTGTTCATCTCGTCCAGTTTAGCGTGGAGACTGTTCAGACTGAGTTCCAAGATCCCACTGCGATCACGTGACGTCTTCTGACCGGATAGAAGGGTTTTCTGCAGCTCTAGAAAGCTGACCTTTACAAGGTTGTACATTTTGTTCTGGACATTCAGACTCTCGGTCGCAGTCTTCTGAATGCTTTTTAACATCTCCATCATATCCTTTTGCTGAGCCGCTAACTGATCCATCTGAGTCTCCAATAGTAGTTGGGACTCGGTGGCAGTATATGGCGGTATGGGCTTTTCTGCTGCCTTGGTATTGCTAGGAGGATCTTTTGTTTCTTTCGCAGCCTGATGCTCCTCGTGAGACTGAGAAATGAACTTATCCTGATGACTGGTACTTGGCAAGCAAGTCAGTGGCAAAAGGGGTTTGTTCTGGCTGGGCATTATTTCGTCATCAGACTCGATGATAACGTCATCAGACTCGATGATAAAGGTGGAGGACAGCGCAGAGTCATTACATGAAACACATTCTCCTAAAGGAAGCAAGTAAAAAGAAGAAATATGGATTAACATAGTGTATTGCTTTAAAAGAACAGTAAAcacaaaaaatgcacacaaaaaaataTCTCTGCTCTTGCTCTATTAATCTACTTTTCTTCAATTACGGTATATTATATCTCATTTTAGAATTAATAATATATAAAGAAATCATCTTGTTGGGTCTCCGGATCTCAGACTTGTCCCTCCTCGTTATTTTcactgatcaatgtgtggctctaaggctgctttcacactagcgtcggtacagggtcGACGTACCGACGTATACTGTGAAAAAAATACCCGATGTGGGCAGcgaaagcagtcttacgacgcttccgctgccccattgcaaggtccggggaggagggggcggagtttcggccgcgcatgcgcggtcgaaaatagcGGTcttgacacacaaaaaaagttacatgtaactttttttgtggcggcggtgcgccaaaacacgacgcaacaagacggttgcgacgtgtggcaatacgtcgcagtgcatcggtaatgttagtctatggggaaaaacgcatcctgcagacagctttgcaggatgcgttttttctccggaaCGACGCATTggaacgtattgcaaacgacgctagtgtgaaagtagcctaagacagttggctgcagcaggagcctcccccacaGCCCAGTCTTCAGTCGGACAATTCATTGGCTAAGGTGAAGGACATCAGCCAGTCACCAGTCAAGTGATTTGTACTGGAACTGGAACTGATCAGTGGGGGTATAACCTCTTTTTTTGGGAGGAGCGGGTTTACTAAATTAAAAATGATCAAAATGATTTGTAGCACTATAGTTTAGCAGCCAGGTCGGTAGTCCGTGGCAGTCGAACCTGAGCTCAGTGAACCTTTTACTACCTACCGGCATTCCTGGTGTGTCCTCTGATTTGTACGCCTGGTGACACATCATGCTGCAATAATGACATACACATCAAAAGAGGTCGATGCCTCCAGGTAGGAAGAGAGTTCGGGTCCGGGAGTCACTGATTACCAATATGGCTGGAAATCCTTATGCACAAATCTCAGATAGATTATTTCATCTAGTCATACTTGTCTAAGTTTCGTGTTAGCTTAAGTGAATTACCGTATCTGAAAAAAGTTTcctctaaaataaaataaaataaagctaTGAAATAAAGTTTTGTTTTATTGTTATACTCTTTGGAAGTAATTTAAAGGGTTGCTCCACTACTCTTATATTAAGGACCTTTCCGCAAGATAGATCATGAATATCAGATTTTTAGGGTTCCCCACCCAGCACccacactgatcagctgttctcaaTGATGGCAGAACCAGGTTGTTAGCAGTTGTCAAGCTGAACAGCACAGCTCTTCAaatgtgtagtggctgctgccAGGTAAAAAAGGAATTGATCTGTATTACCCGCCAGCGGCCGCTGCACAATTGTTGGAGCTGTTAAGTTTAGCAACAACTAACATGTGGCCACTGCTGGCACCAAGAACAGTTGATTGATGTGGGTGCTGAGTGTCGGCTCCCACTGATCTGATATCAATGCTCTACCTTAAGGAAAGGTCCTTAATGTAAGGGAAGTGGAGCAGCCCTTTACAACCCATTTTAAGGGTTGTAtaggataaaaaaaaatgtatgatttttttaaaaattatgatTCTATGGCCCTCGAGGGTAGCCGGGCACGGATTTGCTGTGAAGAGAACCCAGTGGTGAATCAGAACTGCTTCGTTTCATTGTCAGGAGAGTTCGGACCCATAGGGATCACAAATTGGTGGCATGTATTAGCGAATACCATCACTTATTGAGATTGGGAAACCACTTTAGAGTTGTGATAGATATAGCAGATGTCAGGTCAACAACTATCTCAGCCGTGGACAACCCAACGCCTTCAATAGTTTGTCCTTGGCCATGACCATGAGTGAGGATGTTATGATATATTTACCGATATCCGATGAAGATTCGTGATGCGTTTCATTTCTTGGGGCGTCACTGGCATCCAATTTAAAAAACTGAGCGATCCTTAGCTGCCGTTCAGTGAAGACATCGGAAAGAGGCACCGTCGGGCCACCCATCCAAGACTGCTCCTTCAAATTTTCAATAACTTGCTTGATTTTCCTCCTATAGTCATGCCATCGCTTCTTGCATTCTTGGACTGTGCGCCTCATGCCACCTATTTTATTAAcctccttcaccacctcatcccagATGGCCGCTCTGCTAGACACGTTGACTGGTTTAGGCCCAAAAAGTTTCTCAATGTGCGCTAGGATTGTATCTACGAGTTTCTGGTTCTCGGCATCACTAAACCTTTCCCTTTTTTTCCTGGGTGTTTGTATTGTGATCATTCCGCTTATCCCGGGGAGAGCCATACTTTCCTCCTGTTCTTCTGCGTTGTTGATGGCTGTGGTACAGACCGGTGACTCTTTTCCTGAGGGATGCAACAAATAGGTCATGTAATATGGCAGAAAATTACAGCATGTATACTGTAGTGATGCGCACTCTCAGGTAAGCGTTAGGTAGCGTTCATGTGCAATTTTActgctttcataaaactccaagggattcaCATCCAAAAccaaaaacagcctcttctgggcacaaaggtatGAGAGCATATAAACAGATCATTCAGCAGGCACATATATCTGAATGCAGTTCACCCGAACAGTTTACAGTCCTTTCTCCCAGAGAAAACTTCATAGACAAAGAAGGCCCAATCCCACCAGTCTCGGGATCTCCTTCAGCCTGAGCTCCAGCAGCTTCGAGCGAAAATCAGAAGTGTTGAACTCCAGTCACAGTTCACATTAAGCAAGCTGCAGCTTCCACACATTAccctgcagctccaacacacagacagctcagctgtccaagctGGCCAATGCAGTCTGCATTAAAAATGAGACCCCTACACGTCTCTCTTtctgctacagctcacattttgactggtcactcaccagcagcaccCTCGCCTCTGCTCCATCCAGCAGAATTTCACACCTAGTGAACACAGGCCCTACTtctaataaaaaaaatagtcaGGTGTAATCAAATAATGCAGAGCTAGGACTTAACCCTGTCCTACCTGGTTTTGCTACAATAGATATGGCAGTaacaatagttaaagggaacctgtcaccccctcccccccccagtcgtttcaaactaaaagagccaccttgtg contains:
- the LOC143764315 gene encoding uncharacterized protein LOC143764315; its protein translation is MKITDFFQSSKPFSNKGKESPVCTTAINNAEEQEESMALPGISGMITIQTPRKKRERFSDAENQKLVDTILAHIEKLFGPKPVNVSSRAAIWDEVVKEVNKIGGMRRTVQECKKRWHDYRRKIKQVIENLKEQSWMGGPTVPLSDVFTERQLRIAQFFKLDASDAPRNETHHESSSDIGECVSCNDSALSSTFIIESDDVIIESDDEIMPSQNKPLLPLTCLPSTSHQDKFISQSHEEHQAAKETKDPPSNTKAAEKPIPPYTATESQLLLETQMDQLAAQQKDMMEMLKSIQKTATESLNVQNKMYNLVKVSFLELQKTLLSGQKTSRDRSGILELSLNSLHAKLDEMNSALRVQQLEEMMSSDESELSGTQEIRSTPTTVYTPAATSTPTNAQARKRPSDQSASPMDSMKKKKISK